Proteins encoded by one window of Conger conger chromosome 1, fConCon1.1, whole genome shotgun sequence:
- the LOC133129025 gene encoding tetratricopeptide repeat protein 9A — MNQNRIGHDGNSTRIESNVTDGSISGSNIGGTARLQHYGQPQSCRTRDVRAQQQVRSHIGSVVKQPPHSEPADLVRRALDFKTQGTQCYKDKKYRDAIGKYHRALLEMKGLCRVFGDPDASCKSPSSTLATISKTPLTDEQKGAVENAELECYNSLAACLLQMELVNYERVKEYCLKVLRKEGENFKALYRSGVAYYHLGDFQKALHYLKESHKQQPSDTNVIRYIQLTEMKIRRNAQREKEAA, encoded by the exons ATGAATCAAAACCGGATTGGACACGATGGGAATTCGACGAGAATAGAGAGCAATGTAACCGACGGCAGTATCAGCGGCAGTAACATCGGTGGTACCGCCAGGCTTCAGCACTATGGTCAGCCACAAAGTTGCCGGACCAGAGACGTGCGCGCCCAGCAGCAGGTTCGATCGCACATTGGTTCAGTCGTTAAACAGCCGCCGCATTCCGAACCGGCGGACTTGGTGAGACGCGCTCTGGACTTCAAGACGCAGGGAACCCAGTGCTACAAGGATAAAAAATACAGGGATGCGATAGGCAAGTACCACCGGGCGCTGCTCGAAATGAAGGGGCTGTGTCGGGTATTCGGAGACCCCGATGCCAGCTGTAAGTCGCCCTCTTCAACACTGGCAACTATCAGTAAGACGCCACTAACGGATGAACAAAAGGGTGCCGTGGAGAACGCCGAGCTGGAGTGCTACAACAGTCTCGCGG CGTGTCTGTTGCAGATGGAGCTAGTGAACTATGAGCGCGTAAAGGAGTACTGTCTGAAGGTGTTACggaaagaaggagagaactTCAAAGCACTGTACCGATCCGGGGTAGCGTACTACCACCTGGGAGACTTTCAAAAGGCCCTACACTACCTAAAAGAGTCGCATAAACAACAGCCATCAG ACACCAACGTTATCCGCTACATCCAGCTGACAGAGATGAAGATCCGTCGTAACGCtcagagggagaaggaggccGCATAA